Below is a genomic region from Zerene cesonia ecotype Mississippi chromosome Z, Zerene_cesonia_1.1, whole genome shotgun sequence.
attgagTTTAACATCATTAAATCAAAGTCTGACATATGGGCATCTCGGAAATTGTGAAGTACCCACAATTgtgcaaaataatattttaacgttttcGTTAAGTATAAAAACGTTCCAGTGCGAGTCGGGCTCGCGACACTAAGGGTTTCGTACAAATAAGCTTGTAAgcgattacataaaaatggtcacccatccaatttatgaccatgCCAACCTTGTTTGTACGGAACCCCAAAATGTCTTAAATATGACAAAACTATTGTTAGTAATATCTTAGAAATACATATTGTTGTAGTTTGCATATGCATGTCtctttttaatgtgtttattatttatatttaaattttattttatagatatgaattgtaataatttttatctttcttttataaaatatattcaaataacgtAGGTATCACATACAAGAACTTTTTGAAGTTTAAAATCCGTGTAAAAAACCGTATCCAGAGGTAAAATGGCTACCAATTATTGCTATATCTTCTTCttcttatacaaaaaaataaatcgttcagttcgttagtctcgctaaaactcaaGAATAACGGGGCGGATTctgattattttgatattgatgCATTCGTAAATAatccagggaaggtttaaaagataataaaatgtaaagaaatctagagaaaatataaactatggCGTTCCGACCTTCGCCGTGTCAGctagtagtattatattatctgtgcaaaTGGGATGGGTGTGACGGAACCCAAAACATAGTGACAACTTCTGGCAAATGCCgggttctttttaaataaattacacgtATACAGGACCATCATTGCTAGTGAGAAGTGAGGACACTCTTCACAAGAAGATGAGAGATGATGAGTGCCTCATCTGATGAATAATGATTGAACCTACCTTGTGATCATGGCccagtataaaattataataataaaagtatttatacaaCAACAGACAATATTTCCTCTTTATGTATAGTTTGATGTCTGGGATCTAGACTAAACTAAGACATATGATTGTGATGAAATACAacgtaaacaataaattttgtatcgataaaaataaattccacaCTCTAGTTAGGTCGTGGCCCTCATATTGGTGATTCAGTaactgttaaaattttgtatagatgGCTCACTAATGCGTTTTAATTAGCTTCATCTTTGAAAATTTGCTTGTATGCTTGTGTGTATACGTAACCGACTCCTTAAAACTTTGTTGACCCACTTTAGACGGATAACTTGATTCAAAATTTGTGCACTTTTCAAGAATTTGTGACCATCATTTACTcactttattaactttatgaGTTTATCCTATTATAATGATTAGAATCGCcaggatttaacaatttccttaCTCATCTATATGCAAATGACACATCTTAGTTGATCTAACTGTAAAGcttgtattttagtttttttaactatatttattattttccttatcgGTTACCTCGTCCCTATGCGTTCCTATTCTCTTTTCTCCGTCTTTGATTCAAACGAAATCCTATTAAGGGTAAAAGGAACGGTATTTTTCAAACCTTGGTTgaagcaataattaaaaaatgtcacTTGTAAAAAGTCAATAACGAGCTATTagaacacattttattatttattctgtaatACGATATGCCatgaataagatttttatgaCCATATATTGAAAATCAGCCCTTAGATAAAATTCCAACTGATTACATTCtactttaattgtatttaagtttttttttttaaacttatcagGAGAGTTCCACGTATATGTAACAACACACCCAagctgaattaataaataaattgtttaaattgtttaaattgtttaagtaCACTTTTAGCGAAGAATGATACTGTTAGAATCACCTGGAATATTTCCAACGATTATAAAGCTATCTGGCTAAATTAAAATCACCTATCATTATCGAGTAGACTTTAGCTACGTTCTAGCGACGATGTGAATGTCCTGCAACACGCCAGCtatttatagtaaaactaTTTTGGTGGCAAATCTACCATATGGAACGAGATGGTAAACCAGTTTCCGTATTGTCAATCTCTGTATGCGCATATATTACGTAATTATTTTCTGTCATCATGcgagaaaaaaatcaaattatcaaattgCAAATGATCGATCCAACTATAGgtatatatgttaaattattgtatgacATAGagaacataatactatactagctataactaaaacaataattatcataacaatTACTACATGGCGTGTTCCAAAATAGAATTCCTTCATCGTAACATAAGCATATGGAATGAGGATTATGTGCAAAGAATTAAATTACTCTTTAAACAACGTTACGTTTGTCTTAATTCAATCCATGTGggaggatattttttaaactcatttcttaaataatatataatccgCGTCTAAGCTATTCCATAAGggattaagaatattttttgcaattctGTATtcttatagattaaaaatgcttgttaaatgagaaataaatagaaatatgaataggcgttaattttatcaattttatttgacacaATACTTAAACAATATGACGTGTTCCAGAGATGTATTCCAGAATTCGAAAATGCGGCTTTCATGGTTCAAATGGAAGCAACCAACACTTGCGGAGACAACGGTGTCAAGATGTATTGCATTCAAACATCTGCTGGCACATCCTCTAGGTAATAAATGCAGAATATAtagaacttatttatattctgttgCAGAATTATCattcagtttttaaataatttgtacgtTTTAGGTCCTGTGATTATTGTCAACTTGGCCAGTTTTCAAGTTACTACCTCACTGATTTACATTATGAACAAGATAACCTTACGTGGTGGCAATCAGAAACTATGAAGGAAGGCATTCAATATCCCAATCAAGTGAATTTGACCTTACACTTAGGTAAGTAATAACGTGATGAAACAttagataataattgtatttgttgATGTGGCTATGGTACTAATATGCAGTTTTATGCTATTTTGTTAGGCAAAGCATATGATATCACTTACGTGAGAATAGTGTTCTATTCACCAAGGCCGCAGAGTTTTGCTATTTACAAGAAATCAAGCGAGGATTCGGATTGGGAGCCATATCAATATTTCAGGTtagttttttaactattttaattgtgtaataatgtgatttaaaataactgaaaCGAAATAAACTCAAttctttaaatcaataatacaattactAATTTGTTACTAATCATAATTCTACATTTAGTGCATCATGCCGTGACACATATGGCGTCCTGGAACAACGCGCCGCTGAGATGGGTGCAGAAACCAGAGCCCTTTGTACCAGTGAATATTCCGACATTTCTCCGCTATCAGGTGGAAATGTACTGTTCTCGACCCTTGAAGGAAGACCATCAGCTTATACTTTCGATAGTAGCCCAGAATTACAggtaagataattttaaaattaggtaCTATCCACTTTTGCTAAACGTAAGAGGTTTTCAATATCTCATACAATTTTAcgtcatatatattaatttttcaggAATGGGTAACCGCGACGGATTTAAGAATTTCCCTCGATCGCCTCAATACTTTTGGAGACGAGATATTTGGTGACACGCAAGTGTTGCAATCCTACTGGTACGCCATAGCAGATGTTGCCGTCGGCGCTCGGTGTAAATGTAACGGCCACGCTTCGGTCTGTGACACTCATGAATTGTCAGACGGGAGCAGGGCCAGATACTGCAGGTATTTATGGTTTAAAACACCATTATAATATGGCCatggtataataattattttaaaaatatatttaagaaattctttatttgaaatgtggGTGTCAAGCGCGGTTCAGCACGAATCGGGCCAGCTCACAACTGGTAAGGTACCACACGTGGCAAGTGGTTCGTTTACGatacattaacataatttcCCTCTGCAGATGCGAACACAATACAGCTGGACGAGAGTGCGAGAGGTGTTTGGACTTCTACAACGATGCCCCGTGGGGCCGTGCATCGCCCACTAACGTACATGAATGCAAAGGTATGCGCCTCTTAATTTCTTCCTTATATGCGATTGTTTGCGAATGCGAAtagattttatcataaaaggTTCTGATAAAAAACATGTAGATGGATATAGCTTTTATCAAGCCTTCTTCTTCCACCTTTCAATTTTAAAGAGGTCATGTTATATCGGTCTATAATAGTGGTTTGCTAAATTTAAGCGAGATAAAATGAGCACCCTGGATAATGCACGAAGTAGACCGAAAAAgactttataaacaaaaaaatcaaaaaacgacacaaaagattttttgaaGAACGCCACTCAAGAAGTAATCGCTTAACTGAGGCCTATTACAAGATTAAAAACaagtcatataataaaaatggtttcaaaatattaaatgaccGCTATAATCGTAGAATCGCCCTCGAATATTTACGACTACATATAGTTACAAgtatacgaataaaaaaatcgctGTGTTTTTGCCAGCCCATGaactcttaaaatattttcatttttcagtttgtcagcaataaataaataattttctctttTCAATTTggtaagattatattataattataaagtataatgcaacttttattaattactagttaatgtttttatggttttttatttttggaccactgtaaattttgtttctgCTTTTTCTTTGTATCTAGGTTACagttaaaatctatttatgtgTCATATTATGGTATATTAAGAATGCATGACttcaaataatgttaaaaattatactttaatgtTCTATTATACCTGTTTAATTTAGAGGATCCATGTGTCATTTGCATTTTTGGCATCAAACTCCCCTTATACAACCTTTAAACACAGAGTTGATATTTTCTCCCGTTCtcgttaatttattacaatgttatttttttatgttattctatatttaaattaaaatgctattAACCACTATTATAACATACTTCCGACATATAAGTGAATTACCGAGAATTGTATGACCATGCAAAATGAACGTGGTCAATATCTGCTTAAAATGAATAACGAAAAATTATCcctatgatttttaataaagaaattttgtgTTGTAGAACTGTTATTTATGAATGCGAATATACTTACCAATTCTGGTATAATGAGAACATTGAGCATTACGTTATTTTCAGCTTGCAATTGCAATGgattttcaaacaaatgttACTTCGATAAAGATTTGTATGAACGGACGGGGCATGGTGGCCACTGTATAGATTGTTCTGAAAACAGAGACGGTGCTAATTGTGAACGTTGTAAGGAGAATTATTTCCAAGGAACTGAAGATATCTGTATGCCTTGTAACTGCAACCCAACAGGTAAATAGGTAGCTTATttaattcgattttatttgtatctacCATCTTTTCACAcaattttgttacttttttcgTAATGTTTGTCTTTCTGAAAGACtgatcttattaaaaaaaacaaaattgtaaattgaatttgaaaaaaatctattgtttttttaaaggttCTCGTAGTCTTCAATGTAACGCGGAAGGTAAATGTCAATGCAAACCGGGTGTTACCGGTGAAAAATGTGATGTATGCGCACCAAATCACTACGACTTCACGAGCCAAGGTTGCAAGCCTTGTGGTTGCAATGAGTCTGGGTCCTTTGCAAACAGTCCCCAATGTGATCCGATTACTGGTATATGCTTATGTAAGCAGAACGTAGAAGGAAAACAATGTAGAGAGTAAGTGATTTACAACTAAGATTAGGAATCACACGAGTACTCtcattatatatgatattataataatggtaaTGTTTATAGGTGTAAACCTGGCTTTTTCAACTTAGATCTGGACAATGAATTCGGTTGTACTCCCTGTTTCTGTTTTGGACATTCTTCGCAATGTAGCTCAGCCCCTAAATACCAGGCACATGAGTTAAGTGCGCATTTTATCAGAGATTCTGAAAAATGGTCTGCGGAAAATAATGACAGGAAGCCTACACAGCTCCAGTTTAATGCTAACACCCAGAATATAGGTAAACATAGTAGACAGTAATATTATCACATTGTCTCTATAGTTTCGATacaatttatactatttaaaatttattgtatattttagccGTTTCTTCGTTGGGTTcagaaattgtttatttcgttGCATCTAATCAGTTTCTGGGAGATCAAAGACTGTCTTATAACCATGATCTTAAATTTACACTACGTTTGGGAGAAAACAGAGGTTATCCTTCGTCACAAGATATAATTTTGGAAGGTGCTCACAGTTCTAtatcaatgaatatttatggCCAAAATAATCCGGAGCCCTCAGATAaggtatataaatttcattatatttgctAAGCGATTTTATACTCTATGCTATGCTTCAGCGATTGATATTGACTACGAGCGAACTGTATATTTCTTTCAACATTAAACTTTTCTGAACGCgtaacatgttattttttatatcttataggAACAAGAATACAAATTTAGACTGCATGAAGATCCGAAATATGGCTGGACTCCAACCCTATCCAACTTCGAGTTCATGTCGATTTTGCAAAATCTTAcagcaattaaaataagagGAACATATAATAAAGGTGGCCAAGGTTATCTCATGAACTTTAAGTTGGACACAGCTAAGATAGGACGTGAAAAGGGCTCCGATCCGGCCAATTGGGTTGAGAAGTGTTCATGTCCCAAAGCTTACGTTGGAGATTACTGTGAGGAATGTGCTCCTGGCTTTAAACATGAACCAGCAAATGGTGGACCTTACTCTACCTGTATTCCATGTGATTGTAATGGTCACGCTCATATTTGTGATACAGCAACTGGTGAGTATAATTTAACGGTATAAGAGTATAGTATAGTaaatgatgatattttaatgtgttaaatatttcagGTTTCTGTATTTGTAAGCATAATACCACTGGTAGTAACTGTGAGTTATGTGCAAAAGGATTTTATGGGAATGCGATAGCGGGTACGCCTGATGATTGTAAGCCTTGTCCCTGTCCAAGAGACAGTGGCTGTATTCAGTTGATGGACCAGAGCATAGTTTGTACAGATTGCCCTAATGGATATGCTGGTAAGATTGAAGTTTACTAACAGCCATTTTTAGCCaaagataaaacaatttttattattattttattattctttaatacttatatactcTTTTAGGACCAAGATGTGAAGTGTGTGCTGACGGACATTTCGGTGATCCAACTGGCCAATTTGGAGCTCCCAAAGAATGTGAAGAGTGTCTTTGTAATGGGAATGTAGATCCAAATGCAGTAGGAAACTGTAATAGAACCAGTGGTGAATGtcttaaatgtatttacaacACTGCAGGCGAACATTGTGACAAATGCTTAAGTGGTAAGTGCCTATTTATCAATTCAATtctgaataatttttctatctaATTAAGCAAACTACTATAATGTTGccgtttatatttaatcaggTTATTACGGAGACGCGCTTGATCAGAAGAAAAAAGGCGATTGTAAGCCGTGTGAATGTCATGAAGCTGGAACTTTGGAGAGTCCTGAAGGTCCTCCACAGTGTGATGGTTTAACCGGATTTTGCTCTTGTAGATCCCATGTAATAGGTAGAAATTGCGATAAATGTGaggtaagtaaaataaatttcttaaatggaaataatatttataatgccgACCAATGCAATGTTGCAATGGCTTATACTAGTTTAGCTATTTAGGTATAGGTGTCACTACTAACGTAAACACGAAACGTTTTGACTCATAAGGCGCATTATATACGGGGATACCACGAAGTATTCACATTGTACAAAAGAGGGcgcataatttaaaatagctGTTATGAGTACAACGTTTTgtgctttaaaatatatcgaaatTATTAGTACAGTGCATAATGATAACGtgtgtttttttcattattgtagGATGGCTATTACAACATTAATTCTGGTGAAGGATGTAAGGCCTGTGATTGCAATCTAGAAGGTTCTTACAACGCATCATGCCATCCCGTAACTGGACAATGTTACTGTAAACCGGGTATTGAtgggtaaatatatttattaagtgataaaaattattgttaatatgactaatcgtattatataaagaaaatttatttctaattagcATTCACTGCGATCGCTGCCGTGCGTATCACTACGGGTTCTCGATAGAGGGCTGCCGTGACTGTGATTGTGATGAGTGGGGATCAACGGACTATCAGTGTGATAAGTTCGGCCAATGTTCCTGCCAAGAGAACGTTGAAGGGCGCCGCTGTGACAGGTGAGCattctcattttaaattactttttttttcaagtcaGAACTGCAGACGACTTGAGTATACAGAGTGAATTTTTTAACGGGGCGCGGTGGGGGAAATCCGAAATTATAAGGAATATCGAAAAACGGCGTCGTTAATGACTTATGAGTATTCAATATTCTTAACCACGAATCgttgatttttaaaagatgAAACACACACCCTTTCATATTAAACCAATAGATAGTTGTGTTGATGATGTATAATGAACAACTTCGAAGAAGTAATAACATAGGCAACCTTAGAGAAACTCATTCTTAACaacatgtttgtttattgtttgcgTACCCGACCAAGTTAAAACGTTAACTATTCAAATTGACggcaattttatgaaatactagctgcacccggcaaacgctgttctgccttactcttatcgtttaggggtatgaaaaatagatgttggccgattctcatggataccggataagcacaaaaaatttcatcaaaatcggtcaagccgtttcggaggagtatggcaacgaaaactgtgacacgagaattttatatattagatgtagCTAGACAGGCGtctaaaagatttaataacaatattatttagccgaattaaaataatatgaggATTGTAAATAATCAAACTATCATTCGTTTATCTGCAGATCTGGTCTATCACGTAGCCCCAGAGTATACGGTACCAATTTGGTGATTTAGTTGGCCAAAATGGTCGATTTTTACCAATAAAATTGGGTCCAAAttgatttatcatttataacttattatttcataactcTGCTACTTTGTGCTGGATCAGTATCTTGTTGAAACAATATTCGGTTATAGTCGATTATTggccaattattatttatttcttgaaataattcattcaaCATTTGAACATAATAATCAATAGTCATCGATATACCATCATGTTCCCTGTATTAGAAACACCATCAATGTAACAATATAGGACTTTTACTTTCAAAATCAACGGGTTTAATTCTTGgcttaatatattgatttctCAAAAAACTAATGATGCAATTTTAGTTTCCATCAAAATCGGCCTGGTAACTAATTTCAGCAATAGATTTCCGATATTGTACATACATACGAATTCACCCACTACGCCCAGTGAAAAAATTCAGTtcaacttatataaatttgaatttaaataaagatgcATGGAAAACAAAAAGCGACGTGCAGACGGTCAGGGATGCGAAGATTGTCCTCCATGCTATAATCTTGTTCAAGACGCCGTCAATCAACACAGGCAGCAACTTAAGGAATTGGACGACGTGAGTAAATTTTTTGGAATAGATTCtcgtatttatataagtgAAAGTTGTGGGATTTTGTTAacaattcacaaataaattttagatattAGCGAAAATTTCGAAAGCGCCAACGGTTGTTGAAAATGCTGATTTTGATAATGAGCTGCAACGTGTGAGACAAGAAATCGATAGATTAGTGCAGGAAGCTCGAGATCAACTTGGAAATGGCCCTGGTACAAGTCTCACTAATAATTTGGCGGAGCTTGCAGATCGACTCTCAGATGTTAGgtatatgaaatgaaacaaagatatatatttcataaaaacaaacaaatatatatatttcataaaaacattaatgttCTTATGGTTTAGAAATTTACgatccattttatttatttcagaaatatGCTTTACAAAATTGAAGACGAAAGTTACGAAGGGAATGAATCTGTTGAAAGAAGTAAAGGCAACGTATCGAAAGCTGAAGATACAATTGAAGCAGCACAGAAAGAAATCAATGTGAGCCTTATTATATTCCATGTATAGCGTTCATTGCAtcttat
It encodes:
- the LOC119835435 gene encoding laminin subunit gamma-1 → MARTFIYIHFLTFMAITSAQDYYHTPRIGSQKLASCYNNDGQPQRCIPEFENAAFMVQMEATNTCGDNGVKMYCIQTSAGTSSRSCDYCQLGQFSSYYLTDLHYEQDNLTWWQSETMKEGIQYPNQVNLTLHLGKAYDITYVRIVFYSPRPQSFAIYKKSSEDSDWEPYQYFSASCRDTYGVLEQRAAEMGAETRALCTSEYSDISPLSGGNVLFSTLEGRPSAYTFDSSPELQEWVTATDLRISLDRLNTFGDEIFGDTQVLQSYWYAIADVAVGARCKCNGHASVCDTHELSDGSRARYCRCEHNTAGRECERCLDFYNDAPWGRASPTNVHECKACNCNGFSNKCYFDKDLYERTGHGGHCIDCSENRDGANCERCKENYFQGTEDICMPCNCNPTGSRSLQCNAEGKCQCKPGVTGEKCDVCAPNHYDFTSQGCKPCGCNESGSFANSPQCDPITGICLCKQNVEGKQCRECKPGFFNLDLDNEFGCTPCFCFGHSSQCSSAPKYQAHELSAHFIRDSEKWSAENNDRKPTQLQFNANTQNIAVSSLGSEIVYFVASNQFLGDQRLSYNHDLKFTLRLGENRGYPSSQDIILEGAHSSISMNIYGQNNPEPSDKEQEYKFRLHEDPKYGWTPTLSNFEFMSILQNLTAIKIRGTYNKGGQGYLMNFKLDTAKIGREKGSDPANWVEKCSCPKAYVGDYCEECAPGFKHEPANGGPYSTCIPCDCNGHAHICDTATGFCICKHNTTGSNCELCAKGFYGNAIAGTPDDCKPCPCPRDSGCIQLMDQSIVCTDCPNGYAGPRCEVCADGHFGDPTGQFGAPKECEECLCNGNVDPNAVGNCNRTSGECLKCIYNTAGEHCDKCLSGYYGDALDQKKKGDCKPCECHEAGTLESPEGPPQCDGLTGFCSCRSHVIGRNCDKCEDGYYNINSGEGCKACDCNLEGSYNASCHPVTGQCYCKPGIDGIHCDRCRAYHYGFSIEGCRDCDCDEWGSTDYQCDKFGQCSCQENVEGRRCDRCMENKKRRADGQGCEDCPPCYNLVQDAVNQHRQQLKELDDILAKISKAPTVVENADFDNELQRVRQEIDRLVQEARDQLGNGPGTSLTNNLAELADRLSDVRNMLYKIEDESYEGNESVERSKGNVSKAEDTIEAAQKEINSALEYLDGEGAAALAKARNRSDQFGKQSVDMSALAKESRLLAEKLENEAKNIRDIAEKAFNTSIAANQIAKDGITKQANISNEVQMLANELNAAAGKLSSLSELADQALKRARTVYEEALGLYAEVNTTLLPDIKLSKLHHDSQEMNKTIDEKSAELDQLIANNEETLRAIVNAVNQGRSLLDQGQNRQDELNDLLARLDELQAQAKNDVELTKATLKDANEIYQTLKEFSDQVTESRQLAEQAALDVPEVQSKVAAAEESISSITEELNIASDKAKEARDLAQQAQKEYADKASEAAHEIRKKASASRTEAGKLRDEAEKLSTRVKGTAQQIEDLEKQAKDNMQLTKDAKMKVGQANTDAREAEKQVTKGLEDLKVIMDELQNLPTLDDEALDRLQESLDNAERALKEQDLDGKIKTLVEAKNNHQRWIKQYEDEHDLLRGEVNNIKDILNQLPDGCFKRIVLEPTEGPSRPVNYR